Genomic segment of Arachis hypogaea cultivar Tifrunner chromosome 11, arahy.Tifrunner.gnm2.J5K5, whole genome shotgun sequence:
AACCTTGATATGTATATGTGTTTTCAGCTCCCTTTGGATTTTTCCTGTCCGTTTTACAATTATCCATGCGAGTGTCACACGATTTCCTGTTTATCGTTTTTGAATAGcttatccttcaaggctcctagatatgatttcatccaactatatctatgtacatatccttttcttttagaggtcgtaataccttgccacccctgctttacgacttaagcgtaaggctctgtgtagtagggtgttacaagcgtgatatatatatatttgtgcaGATTTGATTTTATCAAATGACATTATTTGTTCAGTGGGTCCGGGTTCAATTGCGCTTGAAGATGACTAGAAAGTCCAAACTCAAATGTGGCGCCAGTTAAGAAGGGATGATGAAAAATGTGATGATTTTACAAAGAAAAATAAGTTAATGGAAGTTCTATGGTCTAATGAGAGAAAAAGTACATATAAAATTGCTAAAGAGATTAGATTTACTTTTCCAACcttaattttataaaagaaattgTGAAGTATGCCTTGTTTAAATACAAATgatgttaaaaaaaaatagaagtgtTTGATTtatgcaataaaattttttttattatttataaatattattcgtattatttaaaaaaattaatttttagattaaaaaatttaattaaaaaaggataaaaatttaggtttttacgtaaaaaaaaaaacacggtgTTTTAATgtaaaaaacaatttttaaattttaaaattggtttttatttagaaATCGATTATTGTTTTAAAatcagtttttattttaataattgattaaaaataggtttaaaaaaaaaatttaaacggtCCCTAATAATTATTTCAAAAGACAACGAGATTCTtaacaaacaaaaatatttttttcggtCCCTGATTTTTTTTGATAGAACTGATTAACTtctgtaaaaaataatattttttttattgatacaAGAACTAATCagtcctataaaaataaaaatttgagatcaaaaaaatattttttttattaagaattttgTTGTTCCTTCGAAGTATAAGTAATTATACTGAATTAGATATTCACTCTAAATTTTTTAACCGATTAATAATCGATTTTATCAtggaaaactaatttaattaattaatttgacctaaatatttaattaatcaaaAACAAATTTGATTTTTGGAGTATCCATAACTATGTACAACATATCCGCCGGTTGGAAAATActtggaaaccaaaaaaaaaattcgttCACCATTTTTGCTGTAATAAACAGAACAAGTTTGAACATAGAGTGACCGAGTGAGATATGAAGAAGCTCACTGCAATTGTTTCCATTTTCGTGATCTTAACTTTCTCTTTTCATGAAATCGCGTATgtttcttcatctcctctcttACACCACGCAAAACAGGTAAGAAATTTGATATAAACAAATACCTCAACTCTGAGAATTGATGCCTGGGGATTTTGAAAAATGGAGTGGTTTAAATTTTCTAGGGTTCTTCTTCTGTTATAGATTACGATTTCTTACGTATTCTATTTATTTCTAATCTTTATGACATGCTAATCCTGAAGACCAGAATTTTAATTTTAGCTTGAATTACGTTGCCAGTATTTGTAAAGTTGACacgtttcttttctttcatttgttcTTTTTGGGACGTTTGCTCCAGGTTCACGAAGAGAAATCTTCTACTGTAAGGTATGGTTATCGATTCAAACCCTTTTTTTTTGTTCGTTGTCAGTGGCTTCCATAGATAGTTCCATTGATATATAACTTTATTCTCAAATGGATGCATTTGCAGTTTGATCCTTAGCTTATagcacataaaaaaaaattagtgaataGGCTTTTCGGTAGTGTTCTTCTATATGGCTTCTACCTATTCATGCATGTTTTATTATTGTAGAAATCTTGAACAGGATCAAGAGCATGCTGGTGAAGTGCATTGCTCTAGAGAAAGAAGTAGGGCAGCTCGGAAAGTGATAGAACAGGTATCAAAACATGCCTTTTGAAAATTATGATAAATTTATGATGTCCTGTTGTATTAAGTGGTGTAAACTTTGAATGACATCGAAGATTGTGGTTCTTGTGTATGTTTTGTAGTACTTGACACCGTTTGTTGAGCGAGAAAACTATCATTTTTCAAGAAACTGTAGACTTCACCCTGAAAATGATATATTCAGGGATCAGGAGGAGCATAAAATTTTCGTAGACAGGCATGATTGGCGGTGTGGATATTGTAGAAAAGTTTTCCGTGAAGAAAAATTTCTTGATCAGCATTTTGATAACAGGCACTCCAATCTTCTGAATGTAGTACGTtgattcttatttctttcttcattGGGTTTGGTTCACACAATGTGCAGTCGTGCTTTCATCTTTACTTTCATCAATCGTCTGATAACTTTTTCTTACACCCATTGCCTCTCCCACTTTTGTGTATGTAGAGCCTCTATATGCTCATCGTTCTGACACTTCAAATCATAACATTCTATTCTCTTGATCACTTTATGTTCTTGATTGCTCATTTTGAATCAATGTTACAGCATCGCTGTTAATGCTTCTATGTTAAATCTCAATATTAAGCACATACTTTTAAACCCTGATTAGCTGTttctattttgttattatttatatctTAACTTATTTGTAGTTTTTAATAATCTATGAATGAACATGATGCTGTCTGAGTTTGAATTATTCAGAGTTTCCCCTCTATGATGGCCGGAAAGGGATGCTGGATGGGGCCACAAATACCTTCCCCCTCCCCCTGGCCCCTGTCTCCTCCCCAAGATAAAATTCCTAGCTGTCTCTATCTCTGTCTCCATGTGAGAATAAGGGTGTTTTTTATTTGAGATATGGAAGGACAAAAATTTGTGTCCTTGGGATGGGGGAAGGACAGGAGAGACAGGAACTGAGACACAAACTTAATAAAATGTTTTGGACCAATATGCCTTCACTATTCTTTTCATAATTCTGAATTTACCCTTTCTCCACTCCTCAACTCCCTACTCCTCCTCCTCCACCTGACCTTCTTTCACTGTTCCTCCACCGCCACTCTTCCACTCCTccatctctcttctttctctattaCAGTTTTGAACAGAACattggaaatggaggagatgaAATTAAAAAAGCATGGTTTAAGAGTGACAAGTTTGAACTTTGGAGGAATGGTTTGGGTTTGGGAAAGAAGGGATGAAggcagagagagaggagagattgGCAGTAGTGGCAGCAGGAGGAGAGGTTATGGAGGCTATGTAGGAGGTTGAGATCTGATGGTGTGTGCGAGTGTTATTGCTGCTGGGAGAAAGAGAGGAAGTGTAGGTTGGAggaatatttttttcttctttaattagaGAGAGTAGTTTTGGTATTTCGTacatgtctctgtctcttgtttTTTGAGTTTTGCCTACTATAATCAAACACAAGATGGAGacattttgtgtctctgtccttGCTGTCTCTGAGTATTTTGGTTATTTTAAAGAAAACTAATGTTATTTCAATAGATTCAATACATGCTTGTGGAGTTGACATTTGACTTACTTGCATTGCTATTTAATCAAAGTTTTACTTGGAAAATGTTTTTATACTCTCTTCTGGATTTATTTAAATACAGAGTCATGATAATTGCTTGGCTGATTTATGTGGAGCATTGCATTGTGATGCTGTTATGAATTCCAAGTTCTCTAGAACTAAGTGTTATCCAGCAGCTGCCGCAAAAAACCGTCACCTATGTGAGGttgctttcatttttttattattttttatatttatttgtcaTTTTGGCCTAGTTCTACCTAATTCATATCCAGATTTTGTCCAGAGTCTTGCTGACAGTTGCTTTTCCATAAGCCAGGGGCCATCAGCAAGCCGTCTTCATGGTATACTtgtgttttttaattttagttcccCTAGTTTACTCTCGTTATACCATTATGGTGTTTATTCTAACCCATTCCCCCAAAAATAAATTTGAGCTGTGTTTCTTATAGTGCTCTTTTGGTTTGATGGCAGAATTGTTTATACACCAGTTTTGTGATGCTCACACCTGCTCAGGGAAACAGAAGCCCTTCTCTAGAGGAGGCAAGGTATGGCCCAATTCAAAATGTTAATGTATAATTAGCTTATCTTTTGTTAAAAACTTGTCATTGCTGACTTTTAGCAATAAAGGGATATCTATAAAATTCGTCGGGTAGATGATCTACATTGGGCTATGGGTCATGTCATTAAAAAAATTCCATGCAAAAGGTTAGCTCAAATCAGCATCTAAGATTGCAATCACAGTATCTTCCTTTTTGCTGGAAAGGTTTAGGCATTCCCTTTTTCCCATTTTCAGTTCATCATGCAACAATTTCTGAAGATTATATATAGCCAATTTATCATCACAGTGATGAGTGAACACATATCATATAGGACATGCCTGCTGTTTATTAAACCTGGTATTTTTCTCTGCAGGAGCAAAGTAGTTTCTTCCGCCTGGCTGCTGGAGCATTGATCTTGGTGCTACTTCCTGTGTtctatctttttctttatcttgttCAAAGGTACCTTTACATTTCTATATCTTTATCTTGTTAATCAAGGTTTTGCACCGTTAGTTCCTAACATTATTGGGGGAAGTTGCAGTGATATGAAGGGTCGAACTCAGGAGCTTCGTCGCATCTCAAAAGCAGGATGGAAAGTCAAACCATCATGAGTCATGAATGGTAAATGTTTATATCCCTTATAAAGATAGCTTATCGAGTTATCATAAGACAgaattaggggtgtgcatggacCGGGTGAAACTGGATTcaatgtgacccagacccgacccgaaatatataccgagCCAGTGACCCTATTTATTAGAGCCTATTTATTAgacacgattataccgggtaaaaaccgggtgaaaactggaccgttaacattacattaccttgataacttcttataagctagcatgtgaaaatattcaaatttccaagactccaaccattatttgacatgataaaattcacttagaaaaatataacaagaaccaactcttctctaaaattaaagcataaccataatcaatactaatattgtctaataataccaaatatttaaattaatataaataacacaatattatgcattagtctaaaatcttatgcattttaaacataaaacattaacttatagtcttataataactaataacaaaaaatattaaggtttacaatacttaaattccatataagaatagccatcatccatcactaataacacaaaatattaattgtgtataatgaccgggccaccgggccgacttcgggtgacccgaatcATTGACcaaacccgacccgaaataatg
This window contains:
- the LOC112722202 gene encoding uncharacterized protein isoform X4, encoding MKKLTAIVSIFVILTFSFHEIAYVSSSPLLHHAKQVHEEKSSTVRNLEQDQEHAGEVHCSRERSRAARKVIEQSHDNCLADLCGALHCDAVMNSKFSRTKCYPAAAAKNRHLYFVQSLADSCFSISQGPSASRLHELFIHQFCDAHTCSGKQKPFSRGGKEQSSFFRLAAGALILVLLPVFYLFLYLVQSDMKGRTQELRRISKAGWKVKPS
- the LOC112722202 gene encoding uncharacterized protein isoform X3 — its product is MKKLTAIVSIFVILTFSFHEIAYVSSSPLLHHAKQVHEEKSSTVRNLEQDQEHAGEVHCSRERSRAARKVIEQYLTPFVERENYHFSRNCRLHPENDIFRDQEEHKIFVDRHDWRCGYCRKVFREEKFLDQHFDNRHSNLLNVSHDNCLADLCGALHCDAVMNSKFSRTKCYPAAAAKNRHLCEGPSASRLHELFIHQFCDAHTCSGKQKPFSRGGKEQSSFFRLAAGALILVLLPVFYLFLYLVQSDMKGRTQELRRISKAGWKVKPS
- the LOC112722202 gene encoding uncharacterized protein isoform X6 → MKKLTAIVSIFVILTFSFHEIAYVSSSPLLHHAKQVHEEKSSTVRNLEQDQEHAGEVHCSRERSRAARKVIEQSHDNCLADLCGALHCDAVMNSKFSRTKCYPAAAAKNRHLCEGPSASRLHELFIHQFCDAHTCSGKQKPFSRGGKEQSSFFRLAAGALILVLLPVFYLFLYLVQSDMKGRTQELRRISKAGWKVKPS
- the LOC112722202 gene encoding uncharacterized protein isoform X1, which gives rise to MKKLTAIVSIFVILTFSFHEIAYVSSSPLLHHAKQVHEEKSSTVRNLEQDQEHAGEVHCSRERSRAARKVIEQYLTPFVERENYHFSRNCRLHPENDIFRDQEEHKIFVDRHDWRCGYCRKVFREEKFLDQHFDNRHSNLLNVSHDNCLADLCGALHCDAVMNSKFSRTKCYPAAAAKNRHLYFVQSLADSCFSISQGPSASRLHELFIHQFCDAHTCSGKQKPFSRGGKEQSSFFRLAAGALILVLLPVFYLFLYLVQSDMKGRTQELRRISKAGWKVKPS
- the LOC112722202 gene encoding uncharacterized protein isoform X5 → MKKLTAIVSIFVILTFSFHEIAYVSSSPLLHHAKQVHEEKSSTVRNLEQDQEHAGEVHCSRERSRAARKVIEQSHDNCLADLCGALHCDAVMNSKFSRTKCYPAAAAKNRHLCESLADSCFSISQGPSASRLHELFIHQFCDAHTCSGKQKPFSRGGKEQSSFFRLAAGALILVLLPVFYLFLYLVQSDMKGRTQELRRISKAGWKVKPS
- the LOC112722202 gene encoding uncharacterized protein isoform X2 → MKKLTAIVSIFVILTFSFHEIAYVSSSPLLHHAKQVHEEKSSTVRNLEQDQEHAGEVHCSRERSRAARKVIEQYLTPFVERENYHFSRNCRLHPENDIFRDQEEHKIFVDRHDWRCGYCRKVFREEKFLDQHFDNRHSNLLNVSHDNCLADLCGALHCDAVMNSKFSRTKCYPAAAAKNRHLCESLADSCFSISQGPSASRLHELFIHQFCDAHTCSGKQKPFSRGGKEQSSFFRLAAGALILVLLPVFYLFLYLVQSDMKGRTQELRRISKAGWKVKPS